In Sulfitobacter guttiformis, the genomic stretch CACCGATTACGTCAGCCGACTTATCGAGCGGGCGCGCGCAGCAAAATGCTCGGCTTTGGTGATTACACTGGATTTGCAAATATTGGGACAGCGGCACAAGGATATCAAAAACGGCCTTACCGCCCCGCCAAAACTGACACCCAAAACTATTGCAAATCTTGCGACCAAATGGCGCTGGGGCATCGAGATGCTGCAAACCAAAAATCGCACATTTGGTAACATCGTAGGTCATGTTTCAAATATTTCGGATTCAGCTAATCTAAGTGCATGGACAGCCGAGCAGTTCGACCCATCTCTCGACTGGGGAAAGATCGCTGCCATAAAAGAGCAATGGGGCGGCAAGGTGATTCTCAAGGGGATCCTGGACGCGGAAGATGCCAAAATGGCCATGGCGGTGGGCGCAGATGCGATTATCGTCAGCAACCATGGCGGCCGCCAGCTTGACGGTGCGCTCAGTTCGATCCGCGCGCTCCCGTCTATTCTCGATGCGGTAGGTGATCAGGTGGAAGTGCATCTCGATAGTGGCATCCGCTCGGGTCAGGACGTTCTCAAAGCTATGGCGATGGGGGCAAAAGGTACCTACATCGGGCGGGCCTATATCTATGGTTTGGGCGCGATGGGTCAGGCTGGTGTCACCCGCGCGCTTGAGGTCATCCACAAAGAGCTCGACACCACAATGGCGCTGTGCGGCGAAACTAAAGTTACCAATTTGGGCCGCCAAAACCTGCTGGTTCCCAAGAACTTCGAGGGCGACTGGCAAAGCTGATGCTGGTCTGCTCGGAGCAAAATCTGGTCGTTTTCTCTGTTCCAAAAACCGGATCGACAGCGATGGAGGTTGCTCTGAAGCCTTGGGCGGATATCGCGTTTTATAAGCAGCGCAAGCACACTCCTGTTCGCCGCTACCAACGCAAGATCGCACCTTTCCTTCGGGAGGCCTATCAGTTGGAGCCTGAAACAATGGCCGTGATCCGTGCTCCGCTTGAGCATCTGCGCAGCTGGTACCGCTACCGCGCAGTCAGCCTGACGGTCGATTTCGACGGGTTCGTCGGAGCAGTCATGTCGGACAGCCCGCCGGAGTGGGCGCGTATCGGGTCTCAGCTCAACTTCCTGACAGACCGGCGCGGCAATTTGGGAATTACACATCTGTTTGCCTATGAAGCACAGCAGGTCCTGCGTCGTTGGCTGGACCTGCGTATGCAGGCCGAAGTAGCATTCAAGGTACAGAATATTTCGCCAGCAGTCCCGACTCCGATAAGCCCTACTTTGGAACAGCAATTCATCACGCGTTACGCCGAAGAGATTGCGTTACACGCGCGGGTTACCGAAACCGGCGGTTATATGGTCAGTAGCGCCTGAAGCAGCCTGATGTTCAGGTGGTCGAATATCACTTCCCCTGCGCCTGATTCCCGTCTATATGCGCAACTTCATGCGGGGCGACAGCCTTGGAGGCGTCCCGCCCTAACCTATTGGAGAATTATTATGGCCGGAAAGATCCCAGATCTTGAAGCTCAAGAACGGACGGGGACAGGCAAGGGCGCCGCTCGTCAGGCACGTCGTGCCGGTTTGGTACCAGGTATTATTTTCGGTGGCGATAAAGAGCCGCTGCCGATAACTATCGAATTCAACAAACTGCTGACCATGCTGCGCA encodes the following:
- a CDS encoding alpha-hydroxy acid oxidase, with amino-acid sequence MPVITNINDLKRIHRRRVPKMFYDYAESGSWTEQTFRENTSDFDQIRLRQRVAVDMSGRSTAAKMIGQDVAMPVALAPVGLTGMQHADGEIKAARAAEAFGVPYTLSTMSINSIEDVAGATNKPFWFQLYTMRDTDYVSRLIERARAAKCSALVITLDLQILGQRHKDIKNGLTAPPKLTPKTIANLATKWRWGIEMLQTKNRTFGNIVGHVSNISDSANLSAWTAEQFDPSLDWGKIAAIKEQWGGKVILKGILDAEDAKMAMAVGADAIIVSNHGGRQLDGALSSIRALPSILDAVGDQVEVHLDSGIRSGQDVLKAMAMGAKGTYIGRAYIYGLGAMGQAGVTRALEVIHKELDTTMALCGETKVTNLGRQNLLVPKNFEGDWQS